One Streptomyces hundungensis DNA segment encodes these proteins:
- a CDS encoding TraR/DksA family transcriptional regulator gives MVAKKTAVETTTASRTPSATRAVAGATTGSAAEDTTGHSGDPGDTGNSGDKSAAKKTSAKKTSAKKTSAKKTSAKKTAAGKATAEKTTAKRAAPRKASTGKAAAKDADPGSATAEGAGAVGSKKAAGAKKATAKKAAAKKTASGEATGTARTASDRATGKTAPARSAGAGAKKAATAAQGAAAAAEQTGADKVVAKKTAGGATAAETAEASAVPTARAVATAAPGELPVRPGEDPWTPAEVAEARNELSSEVLRLRSEIEASEAALAGLMRDSGDGAGDDDADTGTKNITREHEMALAANARETLEQTEHALERLDAGTYGYCEVCGKPIGKARMQAFPRATLCVEDKQKQERRG, from the coding sequence ATGGTGGCGAAGAAGACCGCCGTAGAGACCACAACGGCGTCCAGGACACCCAGTGCCACCCGTGCTGTCGCAGGTGCCACCACGGGCTCGGCGGCCGAGGACACGACCGGCCACTCCGGCGACCCCGGCGACACCGGGAACTCTGGTGACAAGAGCGCCGCCAAGAAGACCTCCGCCAAGAAGACCTCCGCCAAGAAGACCTCCGCCAAGAAGACCTCCGCCAAGAAGACGGCCGCCGGGAAAGCGACTGCCGAGAAGACCACCGCCAAAAGGGCCGCCCCTCGGAAGGCGTCCACCGGGAAGGCCGCCGCCAAGGACGCGGACCCGGGCAGCGCGACGGCTGAGGGCGCCGGGGCAGTGGGCTCCAAGAAGGCTGCCGGGGCGAAGAAGGCGACGGCGAAGAAGGCCGCCGCCAAGAAGACCGCGTCCGGCGAGGCAACCGGGACGGCCCGGACCGCGTCCGACAGGGCGACCGGCAAGACGGCTCCGGCGAGGTCTGCCGGAGCGGGCGCCAAGAAGGCCGCGACCGCGGCCCAGGGGGCGGCTGCGGCCGCGGAACAGACGGGAGCCGACAAGGTGGTTGCGAAGAAGACTGCGGGTGGGGCGACGGCGGCCGAGACCGCCGAGGCGTCGGCGGTGCCGACGGCCCGTGCCGTCGCCACGGCCGCCCCGGGGGAGCTTCCCGTCCGGCCGGGCGAGGATCCCTGGACCCCGGCGGAGGTCGCCGAGGCCCGCAACGAGCTGTCCAGCGAGGTGCTGCGGCTGCGCAGCGAGATCGAGGCCTCGGAGGCGGCGCTGGCCGGCCTGATGCGGGACTCCGGCGACGGCGCCGGTGACGACGACGCCGACACCGGCACCAAGAACATCACCCGCGAGCACGAGATGGCGCTGGCCGCCAACGCCCGCGAGACCCTGGAGCAGACCGAACACGCCCTGGAGCGGCTCGACGCCGGGACGTACGGGTACTGCGAGGTCTGCGGGAAGCCGATCGGCAAGGCCAGAATGCAGGCCTTCCCGCGAGCCACTCTGTGCGTGGAGGACAAGCAGAAGCAGGAACGGCGGGGCTGA
- the lspA gene encoding signal peptidase II — MAEAERIIGTPDVEGADGQAAPAERPKGKRKIAVLFAVAVVAYLLDLGSKMLVVARLEDHEPIEVIGDLLQLNAIRNAGAAFGIGEAFTVIFTIIAATVIVVIARLARKLYSLPWAIALGLLLGGALGNLTDRIFRSPGIFKGEVVDFIAPKGFAVFNLADSAIVCGGILIVILSFRGLDPDGTLHKD, encoded by the coding sequence GTGGCAGAGGCGGAGCGCATCATCGGTACGCCGGATGTGGAAGGGGCCGACGGGCAGGCGGCCCCTGCCGAGCGGCCGAAGGGCAAGCGGAAGATCGCCGTGCTGTTCGCGGTGGCGGTCGTCGCCTACCTTCTCGACCTCGGCAGCAAGATGCTCGTGGTGGCCCGGCTGGAGGACCACGAGCCGATCGAGGTGATCGGTGACCTGCTCCAGCTGAACGCGATCCGCAACGCGGGCGCCGCCTTCGGGATCGGCGAGGCGTTCACGGTGATCTTCACGATCATCGCGGCGACCGTGATCGTGGTGATCGCCCGGCTGGCGCGCAAGCTCTACAGCCTGCCCTGGGCGATCGCCCTCGGGCTGCTGCTCGGCGGCGCGCTCGGCAACCTCACGGACCGCATCTTCCGCTCGCCCGGCATCTTCAAGGGCGAGGTCGTCGACTTCATCGCCCCCAAGGGCTTCGCCGTCTTCAATCTGGCGGACTCGGCGATCGTCTGCGGCGGCATCCTCATCGTGATCCTCTCCTTCCGCGGCCTCGACCCGGACGGCACCCTGCACAAGGACTGA
- a CDS encoding RluA family pseudouridine synthase has product MSTIPEIRTLPVPDGLEGERVDAAISRMFGFSRTKAAELAATGKVQVDGAVVGKSERVHGGAWMEVEMPQAPAPVQIVAEPVEGMEIVHDDDDIVVIMKPVGVAAHPSPGWTGTTVIGGLAAAGYRISTSGAAERQGIVHRLDVGTSGLMAVAKSERAYTSLKAQFRERVVDKRYHALVQGHPDPMSGTIDAPIGRHPTHDYKWAVTAEGKPSVTHYDLIEAFRAASLLDIKLETGRTHQIRVHMSAHRHPCVGDLTYGADPTIAKRLKLTRQWLHAVKLGFEHPSDGRWVEFESDYPADLRYALDAIRAESE; this is encoded by the coding sequence GTGAGTACGATTCCCGAGATCCGCACCCTGCCCGTTCCCGACGGCCTCGAAGGCGAGCGCGTCGACGCCGCCATCTCCCGCATGTTCGGGTTTTCCCGCACCAAGGCGGCCGAGCTCGCCGCGACGGGGAAGGTCCAGGTCGACGGCGCCGTGGTCGGCAAGTCCGAGCGGGTGCACGGCGGGGCCTGGATGGAGGTCGAGATGCCGCAGGCACCGGCCCCCGTGCAGATCGTCGCGGAGCCCGTCGAGGGGATGGAGATCGTCCACGACGACGACGACATCGTCGTGATCATGAAGCCGGTCGGTGTCGCAGCCCACCCCAGCCCCGGCTGGACCGGCACCACGGTCATCGGCGGCCTCGCCGCCGCCGGATACCGCATCTCCACCTCCGGCGCCGCCGAGCGCCAGGGCATCGTGCACCGCCTCGACGTCGGGACCTCGGGCCTGATGGCCGTCGCGAAGTCCGAGCGGGCCTACACCTCGCTCAAGGCGCAGTTCCGAGAGCGGGTCGTCGACAAGCGCTACCACGCGCTGGTCCAGGGCCACCCGGACCCGATGAGCGGCACCATCGACGCCCCGATCGGGCGCCACCCCACCCACGACTACAAGTGGGCCGTGACCGCCGAGGGCAAGCCGTCGGTCACGCACTACGACCTGATCGAGGCGTTCCGCGCGGCCTCGCTGCTCGACATCAAGCTGGAGACCGGGCGCACCCACCAGATCCGCGTCCACATGTCGGCCCACCGCCACCCGTGCGTCGGCGACCTCACCTATGGCGCCGACCCCACCATCGCCAAGCGCCTCAAGCTGACCCGCCAGTGGCTGCACGCGGTGAAGCTGGGCTTCGAGCACCCCTCCGACGGCCGCTGGGTCGAGTTCGAGAGCGACTACCCGGCCGATCTGCGCTACGCCCTGGACGCCATCCGCGCCGAGAGCGAGTAG
- a CDS encoding Na+/H+ antiporter, producing MDQLALLLVLLLGAVVTVPLGERLKLPAPVLMTIGGIVMALLPFVPNVSIEPELILPLVLPPLLYASVQRTSWRQFTANVRPIFLLAVALVFVTTAAVAAVANSIVPGLPLGAAVALGALVAPPDPVAATAVAGSLGLPRRLVSILEGEGLFNDVTAIVLYHVAIAAVVSGSFSWASAAGELVLSAVVAVAVGLALGWAANKLMSLLGDPTLQIGLTLLVPFVGYVLAEEFGGSGVLAVLTVALFLAEHTMDADDVQGRLAGATFWEIVDTLVTGVAFGLIGLELHHVFGTATGHETHMFGWAAVVVGVVVGVRLLWLLPATWLAKRLHHKRDYDEDIPTSWRETIIMWWAGMRGVASVALALAIPLKTDDGSPFPDRDEIVFIAFAVIMTTLVFQGLTLPWLVRKLGVRADTDVERVLARDLAIRAAKAAKRRLKEIQDVEELPEEVMEQLHRRAFDVGAKISPDMVDEERREAYAKRVERIRAVQRIQREMMSAARHEVLSARSEPGADPEVVDRVLRQLDVRSLR from the coding sequence GTGGACCAGCTCGCCCTGCTGCTCGTGCTCCTGCTCGGAGCGGTGGTGACGGTCCCGCTGGGGGAGCGGCTCAAGCTGCCCGCGCCGGTGCTGATGACGATCGGCGGGATCGTCATGGCGCTGCTGCCGTTCGTGCCCAATGTCTCCATCGAGCCGGAACTCATCCTTCCGCTGGTGCTTCCGCCGCTGCTCTACGCCTCCGTACAGCGCACCTCCTGGCGGCAGTTCACGGCCAATGTGCGGCCGATCTTCCTGCTCGCCGTGGCGCTCGTCTTCGTCACCACCGCCGCCGTCGCGGCCGTCGCCAACTCCATCGTGCCCGGCCTGCCGCTCGGCGCCGCCGTCGCGCTCGGCGCCCTCGTCGCGCCGCCCGACCCGGTCGCCGCGACCGCGGTGGCGGGCTCGCTCGGGCTGCCGCGCCGGCTGGTGTCGATCCTGGAGGGCGAGGGCCTGTTCAACGACGTCACCGCGATCGTGCTCTACCACGTGGCGATCGCGGCCGTCGTGAGCGGCAGCTTCTCGTGGGCGTCGGCCGCCGGTGAACTCGTGCTCTCCGCCGTGGTCGCCGTCGCCGTGGGCCTCGCGCTCGGCTGGGCCGCCAACAAGCTGATGAGCCTGCTCGGCGACCCTACCCTCCAGATCGGCCTCACCCTCCTGGTCCCCTTCGTCGGCTACGTACTGGCCGAGGAGTTCGGCGGCTCCGGGGTGCTCGCCGTGCTGACCGTGGCGCTGTTCCTCGCCGAGCACACGATGGACGCCGACGACGTGCAGGGCCGGCTCGCCGGGGCGACGTTCTGGGAGATCGTCGACACCCTGGTCACCGGGGTGGCGTTCGGCCTGATCGGGCTCGAACTCCACCATGTGTTCGGCACCGCGACCGGCCACGAGACGCACATGTTCGGCTGGGCCGCGGTCGTGGTCGGCGTCGTCGTGGGCGTACGGCTGCTGTGGCTGCTCCCGGCCACCTGGCTCGCCAAGCGGCTGCACCACAAGCGCGACTACGACGAGGACATCCCCACGTCCTGGCGCGAGACGATCATCATGTGGTGGGCCGGGATGCGGGGCGTGGCCTCGGTGGCGCTCGCGCTCGCCATCCCGCTGAAGACGGACGACGGCTCGCCCTTCCCCGACCGCGACGAGATCGTCTTCATCGCCTTCGCCGTGATCATGACCACCCTGGTCTTCCAGGGGCTCACCCTGCCCTGGCTGGTCAGGAAGTTGGGCGTACGGGCTGACACGGACGTCGAGCGGGTGCTGGCGCGGGACCTGGCGATCCGGGCCGCCAAGGCCGCGAAGCGGCGTCTGAAGGAGATCCAGGACGTCGAGGAGCTGCCCGAGGAGGTCATGGAGCAGCTCCACCGGCGCGCCTTCGACGTGGGCGCGAAGATCAGCCCCGACATGGTCGACGAGGAGCGGCGCGAGGCGTACGCGAAGCGGGTCGAGCGGATCCGGGCCGTGCAGCGCATCCAGCGCGAGATGATGTCCGCCGCCCGCCACGAGGTGCTGTCCGCGCGCAGCGAGCCGGGGGCGGATCCGGAGGTCGTGGACCGGGTGCTGCGGCAGTTGGACGTCCGCAGCCTGCGGTGA
- a CDS encoding mechanosensitive ion channel family protein: MENVLRPLIVIGGSVVLTLAVGWLADRLLRRTDTRHRDTPLWGLLRRCRIPLNLVLLTAILRGSYDEIKWHPVQEHRAGLGQCLTLVLIGASSWLVVRIATAVVESSYTRYASSTRDPARVRRVRTQVTLIQRVVSAIVIVVAVAAMLLTFPAMRAAGASLLASAGIVGIVAGVAAQSTLGNLFAGLQIAFGDMVRIGDTVVVDGEWGVVEEITLTYLAVRTWDERRLTMPVSYFTSKPFQNWSRGGVQMTGTVFFHLDHSAPLPLMRERLTLILKECPAWDGRDFSLTVTDTTPSTIEVRAVVTAKDADDIWTVRVTVREQMVAWLCAEHPYALPRITTSSRPPRTEDRDGFGDERPPFRPAIEDGRERP; the protein is encoded by the coding sequence ATGGAGAACGTACTGCGTCCGTTGATCGTCATCGGCGGCTCGGTCGTGCTCACGCTAGCCGTAGGGTGGCTCGCCGACCGACTGTTGCGCCGAACCGACACCCGTCACCGGGACACCCCGCTGTGGGGTCTGCTGCGGCGTTGCCGGATACCGCTGAACCTCGTCCTGCTCACCGCGATCCTGCGGGGCTCCTACGACGAGATCAAGTGGCATCCGGTGCAGGAGCACAGAGCGGGCCTCGGGCAGTGTCTGACGCTGGTCCTGATCGGCGCGAGTTCCTGGCTGGTGGTGCGGATCGCCACGGCCGTCGTGGAGTCCTCGTACACCCGCTACGCGAGCTCGACGCGCGATCCCGCCCGGGTGCGCCGGGTCCGCACCCAGGTCACGCTCATCCAGCGGGTGGTCAGCGCGATCGTCATCGTGGTGGCGGTCGCGGCGATGCTGCTCACCTTCCCCGCGATGCGGGCGGCGGGCGCGTCCCTGCTGGCCTCGGCGGGCATCGTCGGCATCGTCGCCGGTGTGGCCGCCCAGTCCACCCTCGGCAACCTCTTCGCCGGGCTCCAGATCGCCTTCGGCGACATGGTGCGGATAGGCGACACCGTGGTGGTCGACGGGGAGTGGGGCGTGGTCGAGGAGATCACGCTCACCTATCTCGCCGTCCGCACCTGGGACGAGCGCCGGCTGACCATGCCGGTGTCGTACTTCACCAGCAAGCCGTTCCAGAACTGGTCGCGCGGCGGTGTCCAGATGACCGGCACGGTCTTCTTCCACCTGGACCACTCGGCGCCGCTGCCCCTGATGCGTGAACGGCTCACCCTGATCCTCAAGGAGTGCCCGGCGTGGGACGGCCGGGACTTCTCGCTCACCGTCACCGACACCACCCCGTCCACGATCGAGGTGCGGGCCGTGGTGACCGCCAAGGACGCGGACGACATCTGGACGGTGCGCGTCACCGTCCGCGAGCAGATGGTGGCGTGGCTGTGCGCCGAGCACCCGTACGCACTGCCGAGGATCACGACGTCCTCGCGGCCGCCCCGGACCGAGGACCGCGACGGGTTCGGAGACGAGCGTCCCCCGTTCCGTCCGGCGATCGAGGACGGGCGCGAGCGGCCCTGA
- a CDS encoding dienelactone hydrolase family protein: MNIMLFHSVHGMRPAVREAAERLRAAGHEVHVPDLYEGRTAETAEEGARLKDEIGKEELLKRAVLAAAPYSERGLVYAGFSLGGSIAQTLALGDEKARGLLLFHGTSDMAENTAVDELPVQLHVADPDPFESADWLNSWYLQMRRAGADVEIYRYPGAGHLYTDPGLPDYDEASAELTWRTALGFLDSLAPQA; encoded by the coding sequence ATGAACATCATGCTTTTCCACTCCGTCCACGGCATGCGCCCCGCCGTGCGGGAGGCGGCCGAGCGGCTGCGGGCCGCCGGTCACGAGGTGCACGTCCCCGACCTGTACGAGGGCCGCACCGCGGAGACCGCCGAGGAGGGAGCCCGGCTCAAGGACGAGATCGGCAAGGAGGAGCTCCTGAAGCGGGCCGTTCTCGCCGCCGCCCCCTACTCGGAGCGCGGGCTCGTCTACGCGGGCTTCTCGCTCGGCGGATCCATCGCGCAGACCCTGGCGCTCGGCGACGAGAAGGCCCGCGGGCTGCTGCTCTTCCACGGCACCTCGGACATGGCGGAGAACACGGCCGTGGACGAGCTGCCGGTCCAGCTGCACGTCGCCGACCCGGACCCGTTCGAGTCGGCGGACTGGCTCAACTCCTGGTACCTCCAGATGCGGCGGGCCGGCGCGGACGTGGAGATCTACCGCTACCCGGGCGCCGGCCACCTCTACACCGACCCCGGGCTGCCGGACTACGACGAGGCGTCCGCCGAGCTGACCTGGCGCACCGCGCTCGGCTTCCTCGACAGTCTCGCGCCCCAGGCGTAG
- a CDS encoding thioredoxin domain-containing protein — translation MSSRNSHANKAAARERLRAEREREAKRAKTRRQVIVAVSVVGVLAVAGGAGYAIMQAMKPSAWEAAKDKALVKPANSGSDGTTVVIGKPEAKKTLEMYEDPRCPICSQFEQAVGPTVKKDIDAGKYKIQFIGATFIDNGSPGTGSKTALSALGAALNVSPEAFLEYKSALFSAKFHPEETQDKFKSRDYLLEIADTVPALKGNAAFAKAVKDGTYDKWALVMSDKFNDSGVQGTPTLKMDGKKVTAEGSDNAPSDPASFTAAIDKALKG, via the coding sequence ATGAGTTCCCGCAACAGCCACGCCAACAAGGCCGCCGCCCGCGAGCGGCTGCGAGCGGAGCGCGAGCGCGAGGCGAAGAGGGCCAAGACCCGTCGCCAGGTCATCGTGGCCGTGTCCGTCGTCGGTGTCCTCGCCGTCGCGGGCGGCGCCGGCTACGCGATCATGCAGGCCATGAAGCCCAGCGCGTGGGAGGCCGCCAAGGACAAGGCGCTGGTGAAGCCCGCCAACTCGGGCAGCGACGGCACGACCGTCGTCATCGGCAAGCCCGAGGCGAAGAAGACCCTCGAAATGTACGAGGACCCGCGCTGCCCGATCTGCTCGCAGTTCGAGCAGGCCGTCGGCCCGACCGTCAAGAAGGACATCGACGCGGGCAAGTACAAGATCCAGTTCATCGGCGCCACGTTCATCGACAACGGCAGCCCGGGGACCGGCTCCAAGACCGCGCTGAGCGCGCTGGGCGCGGCCCTCAACGTCAGCCCCGAGGCGTTCCTCGAGTACAAGTCGGCGCTCTTCTCGGCGAAGTTCCACCCCGAGGAGACCCAGGACAAGTTCAAGAGCCGCGACTACCTTCTCGAGATCGCCGACACCGTTCCGGCGCTCAAGGGCAACGCGGCCTTCGCCAAGGCGGTGAAGGACGGCACCTACGACAAGTGGGCGCTCGTCATGTCGGACAAGTTCAACGACAGCGGTGTCCAGGGCACGCCCACCCTGAAGATGGACGGCAAGAAGGTCACCGCGGAGGGCTCGGACAACGCGCCGTCCGACCCGGCCTCCTTCACGGCCGCGATCGACAAGGCGCTCAAGGGCTGA
- a CDS encoding DUF2252 domain-containing protein: MSVPQLSAERRGEEILAVFETAFGELLAADPAAFRVKFRKMAASAFAFYRGTACLFYADLEKERHGGPYLDERTGRVWIHGDLHAENFGTYMDANGRLIFNVNDFDEAYVGPFTWDLKRLAASLALIGYTKALGDEQITSLVRTFAAAYRERIHALASGAKDDEVPPFTLDTAEGPLLGALRDARARTRFALLDSMTEIRDYERRFTEGDGSIELDAATRYKVLAAFDGYLETLPEESLVRPDSYRVKDVVGRRGIGIGSAGLPSYNILLEGHSDALENDVVIYIKQAQTPAVSRHITDPAVRGYFEHEGHRTVISQRALQAAADPWLGWTELDGAGQLVAEVSPYAVDLDWSDIDDPDEIAAVVADLGRATATMHAAADDESGHSELVPFSTERAIDAAIAADEEGFGDLLVDFAHSYGARARADHQIFVDLFRNGRIPGL, from the coding sequence ATGTCGGTCCCGCAGCTCAGCGCTGAGAGGCGCGGCGAAGAGATACTCGCCGTTTTCGAGACCGCGTTCGGCGAGCTCCTGGCCGCCGACCCGGCCGCGTTCCGGGTCAAGTTCCGCAAGATGGCGGCCTCCGCGTTCGCCTTCTACCGGGGCACGGCCTGCCTGTTCTACGCCGACCTGGAGAAGGAGCGGCACGGCGGTCCCTACCTGGACGAGCGCACCGGCCGGGTCTGGATCCACGGCGATCTGCACGCCGAGAACTTCGGCACCTACATGGACGCCAACGGGCGGCTGATCTTCAACGTCAACGACTTCGACGAGGCGTACGTGGGCCCCTTCACCTGGGACCTGAAGCGGCTCGCCGCCTCGCTGGCGCTGATCGGCTACACCAAGGCGCTCGGCGACGAGCAGATCACCTCCCTGGTGCGCACCTTCGCCGCCGCCTACCGCGAGCGCATCCACGCGCTGGCGTCCGGCGCCAAGGACGACGAGGTGCCGCCCTTCACCCTGGACACGGCGGAGGGCCCGCTGCTCGGCGCGCTGCGCGACGCCCGCGCCCGGACCCGGTTCGCGCTGCTCGACTCGATGACCGAGATCCGCGACTACGAGCGCCGGTTCACCGAGGGCGACGGCTCGATCGAGCTGGACGCGGCGACCCGCTACAAGGTCCTCGCGGCCTTCGACGGCTATCTGGAGACGCTGCCCGAGGAGAGCCTGGTGCGCCCGGACTCCTACCGCGTCAAGGACGTCGTGGGGCGGCGCGGCATCGGCATCGGCTCGGCCGGGCTGCCCTCGTACAACATCCTGCTCGAAGGGCACAGCGACGCCCTGGAGAACGATGTGGTGATCTACATCAAGCAGGCGCAGACCCCGGCGGTGTCCCGGCACATCACGGACCCGGCGGTGCGCGGCTACTTCGAGCACGAGGGGCACCGCACGGTGATCTCCCAGCGCGCGCTCCAGGCCGCCGCCGACCCGTGGCTCGGCTGGACCGAGCTGGACGGCGCGGGCCAGCTGGTCGCCGAGGTCTCGCCGTACGCGGTGGACCTGGACTGGTCGGACATCGACGACCCCGACGAGATCGCGGCGGTCGTCGCCGACCTCGGCCGGGCCACCGCCACGATGCACGCGGCGGCGGACGACGAGAGCGGCCACTCCGAGCTCGTGCCCTTCTCCACCGAGCGCGCCATCGACGCGGCGATCGCCGCCGACGAGGAGGGCTTCGGCGACCTGCTCGTGGACTTCGCGCACTCCTACGGGGCGCGGGCCAGGGCGGATCACCAGATCTTCGTCGACCTGTTCCGTAACGGTCGGATCCCGGGTCTGTAG